ACCGGCCTCTAGAGCTGCCTGCGCTTTGTCCGTCGTGTTGATGCCGCCGCCCACTATTACGGGCACTTCTACCGCTTCCCGCACCGCCTGAATCATCGCTGGAGTAATGGGATACATGGCGCCGCTGCCACCATCAAGATACATCAGGCGCAGCCCGAGTTGCTCGCCAGCCATGGCCGTACAGGCCGCAATGCTGGGCTTATCGTAGGGTAGGGGCGTAGTCCCGCTCATATAGCTGGCGGTAGTCTGTCGGCCGGTATCTACGAGCATATAGCCAGTAGGCAAAATCTCAAGGTTGCTAGCCCTCAGCAACGGCGCTGCCACTACATGTTGGCCAATCAGGAAATCGGGGTTGCGACCCGAAATAAGCGACAACAACAGAATTCCGTCGGCTTGAGTGTCTAAGTGCAGACTATGACTCGGAAACAGCAGTACGGGCACCGTGCTGTTACTTTTAATAAAAAATATGAGCGACGCCTGGTGAGCATTCATCACCAGGCTGCCGCCCACAAAAAAGTAATCGATAGGATGAGCCTCGCTCAGTGCTAGCAAATGCCGACAGCCGGCCTCGTCCAGTTGGTCGGGGTCGAGGAGCACAGCCAGTGATTTCTGGCCGCGCTGACGGCGGTTGCTAAGCGTTTCATAGAGACTGCTGTGGCGCATCCGCGTCGTCGTGGTGATAAGTAAAGTCGATGTCCTTTGTCTCCGGCTCCATATGCGGTACCGTCGGATTGTCTGCAAGGTCGGAATTTTTGTTCACTGGCAAATATTCACCGACTTTTTTGGCCACATACGCCATTAAAACAGCTGTTACCTGAGCGGTCAGCATCTTACCTGTATCCGACTGCAGAAAACTTTGCAATACAGAGGCTACCATACTGGGTTGCTTCTGGGAATACGACTGGCTAGCATCAAATGCTGGCACCGGCAAACGGCGTGCATCATCGTAAGCTAGAGGAGGAAAAGGGTCGGTTTCGGCGGAGGCATGATATACATCAGGCGCCAAATCGGCCCGACCGGCGGCCGGGTGCTGTTGGCCGCGGTCAAACTGGTGTCCACCACCGAAGCCGTAGTCGTCGCCAACACTCTGGCGGCTGGTCTCGTGCACTGCCGGATTAGAAACATAAGACGCCCGATGCGCGTTTTTGCTCTGCTTTCTTTCCAGCTTTTCCCGTTTCTTCTGCGCCTTGCGAGCTAGACGGTCGTCCTCAAACTCTTCGTAGCCCTCATCGTCATCATCGTCCGAATCATCGCGGCTACGCAGTGCTTTAGAAATCAGCCAAATGCCCCCTAGAATGCCTGCTCCGATGGCGGCATATTTGCCCACTTCCTGTGTTTTCTCTTTGATGTGGTCAACGTCGCCCAGCAGGGCACGCTCGTATTCGAGCTTCTGGCGCTCCAGAAATTCTTTTTCGTCCTCGAATAACGGGTTGTGTAGCTCTGCCATGAGTTAGTTACGCTTATCAGATTTGTAAATTGTGTTATCCAATGTCTTGTTGGCTAGGCCCTGAAATAGCTTCTTGTCGACACCTACAACAAAGATGATCAGCAGCAATAAGTAGAAGCCCGCTAGTACCCCAAAACCCCAGTAGGGGCTGTCGAGCGCCTCGTTGAGTACCAAGCCTAGAAACACATTGAGAAAAATGAAAAAGAACAGCCCAATTATCGCCATTGTAGCACCGTGCGCGGTAGCCACGAAAGCCGTTTTTGCCTTTTCCTGCGCTTCAAGGCGCACCAGATCAATGCGCGTATCGAGGTAGCCTTTCAGGTTGCCTATCAGGCTGTCATTGGGGGGCGTTTTAGAGTCGTCGTCGAAAGCCATACGGCGTAGGATAGAATGGAAAGAAAAATTGTTAGTAGGTCGAAGGCCAGAAAAAGCGCCTAACAGCTGGTTTTTCGAGCCAAATGCACATACGAAAAAGGCGGGTTTGTGTCTGAAAATTGAATTACTTTTACCCTATACTGCCGTGTTTTGAGTCAGAATCATTATCAAGTTTTAGGTGTAGGAGCCAC
The window above is part of the Hymenobacter radiodurans genome. Proteins encoded here:
- a CDS encoding geranylgeranylglyceryl/heptaprenylglyceryl phosphate synthase — its product is MRHSSLYETLSNRRQRGQKSLAVLLDPDQLDEAGCRHLLALSEAHPIDYFFVGGSLVMNAHQASLIFFIKSNSTVPVLLFPSHSLHLDTQADGILLLSLISGRNPDFLIGQHVVAAPLLRASNLEILPTGYMLVDTGRQTTASYMSGTTPLPYDKPSIAACTAMAGEQLGLRLMYLDGGSGAMYPITPAMIQAVREAVEVPVIVGGGINTTDKAQAALEAGADVIVVGNQIEKAPQFLCEVSRVIQNFNAVLDTV
- a CDS encoding phage holin family protein; this encodes MAFDDDSKTPPNDSLIGNLKGYLDTRIDLVRLEAQEKAKTAFVATAHGATMAIIGLFFFIFLNVFLGLVLNEALDSPYWGFGVLAGFYLLLLIIFVVGVDKKLFQGLANKTLDNTIYKSDKRN